In one Salvelinus fontinalis isolate EN_2023a chromosome 16, ASM2944872v1, whole genome shotgun sequence genomic region, the following are encoded:
- the LOC129812588 gene encoding homeobox-containing protein 1-like isoform X2 encodes MAILKDYKCHDDLDETAESRQRMSQFTDEPRFTIEQIDLLQRLRRTGMTKPEILHALDTLDRLDRQHGHKFGRRPQTQPQPVGQGPTSNSNANMTSSSSSNNVVASSSTSTAATQTGYRANGSGGSGLSPSPSNNYDMSPPPPAVVSAPVALAAVAQNGCGVGGGGEIVAMTNGKLSPPRFPISVSAVSGGVTGRGYGFEASEEELDVDDKVEELMRRDSAIIKEEIKVFLGNRRISQAVVAQVTGISQSRISHWLLQQGSDLSEQKKRAFYRWYQLEKTTPGATLTMRPAPMSLEDVVEWRQTPPPISSTPGSFRLRRGSRFTWRKECLAVMESYFNDNQYPDEAKREEVANACNAVIQKPGKKLSDLEKVTSLKVYNWFANRRKEIKRRANIEAAILESHGIDVQSPGGHSNGDDIEGNDFPDQGCEVPLFEKRAVTRPFSRLDLSSPTQVPTLLPSWLAAWPGSGRGGLAAQRASSLIGRSLLSGWGLAQGVGMEGSRLTGVSWSPPSPQDDDSTNHSNALEHQDPIALAVEMAAVNHSILALATQAGGGLALGGTGSDIKTEVLDD; translated from the exons gATGTCTCAGTTCACAGATGAGCCTCGCTTCACCATCGAGCAGATTGACCTGCTCCAACGGCTGAGGAGGACGGGGATGACCAAGCCAGAGATCCTCCACGCTCTGGATACCCTGGACAGACTGGACCGCCAGCACGGACACAAGTTTGGACGCCGTCCCCAGACGCAGCCCCAGCCTGTCGGTCAGGGACCGACGTCCAATAGCAATGCTAATATGACGTCGTCTTCCTCGTCCAACAACGTTGTGGCGTCCTCATCGACGTCCACGGCCGCCACACAGACTGGTTACCGGGCGAATGGGAGTGGCGGGAGTGGTCTGTCGCCGTCACCTAGCAACAACTATGATATGTCGCCGCCCCCTCCGGCGGTTGTATCTGCCCCTGTTGCTTTGGCAGCAGTGGCTCAGAACGGGTGTGGGGTTGGTGGCGGCGGAGAGATCGTTGCCATGACGAACGGAAAGCTGTCTCCACCACGGTTTCCTATCAGTGTTAGTGCGGTTAGCGGTGGCGTGACTGGGAGAGGCTATGGGTTTGAGGCCAGCGAGGAGGAACTAGACGTGGACGACAAAGTGGAGGAACTCATGAG aaggGACAGTGCCATAATCAAGGAGGAGATCAAGGTGTTCCTGGGGAACAGGCGCATCTCTCAGGCTGTGGTGGCTCAGGTCACAG gTATCAGTCAGAGTCGTATCTCCCACTGGCTGCTCCAGCAGGGCTCGGACCTCAGTGAACAGAAGAAGAGGGCCTTCTATCGCTGGTACCAGTTGGAGAAGACCACCCCCG GTGCCACTCTGACGATGCGGCCCGCCCCCATGTCTCTGGAGGATGTGGTTGAGTGGCGGCAGACTCCGCCCCCTATAAGCTCCACCCCCGGGAGCTTCCGTCTGCGCCGAGGCAGTCGCTTCACCTGGAGGAAAGAATGTCTGGCTGTGATGGAGAg TTACTTCAATGACAACCAGTACCCTGATGAAGCTAAAAGAGAGGAGGTGGCTAACGCCTGCAACGCTGTCATCCAGAAACCAG GGAAGAAGCTGTCTGATCTGGAGAAAGTCACGTCTCTGAAGGTCTACAACTGGTTTGCCAACCGCCGCAAGGAGATCAAGAGACGCGCCAACATAG AAGCAGCAATCCTGGAGAGCCATGGGATCGACGTCCAGAGTCCTGGTGGACACTCCAACGGCGATGACATTGAGGGGAATGACTTCCCTGACCAG GGCTGTGAAGTCCCTCTGTTTGAGAAGAGAGCTGTTACCAGACCCTTCAGTCGACTAGACCTGTCCTCTCCCACACAG GTGCCCACCCTGCTGCCCAGCTGGCTGGCGGCTTGGCCCGGCTCGGGCAGGGGGGGCTTGGCTGCCCAGAGGGCTAGCTCTCTGATTGGCCGCTCCTTGCTCTCTGGGTGGGGTCTCGCTCAGGGGGTGGGGATGGAAGGTTCCAGACTGACAGGTGTGTCCtggtctcccccctccccccaggaTGATGACTCCACCAATCACAGCAATGCCCTGGAGCACCAGGATCCCATCGCCCTCGCCGTGGAGATGGCGGCCGTCAATCACAGCATCCTCGCCCTGGCAACGCAGGCGGGGGGAGGATTGGCCCTGGGCGGGACAGGAAGTGACATCAAAACAGAGGTGCTAGACGACTAG
- the LOC129812588 gene encoding homeobox-containing protein 1-like isoform X1, which produces MAILKDYKCHDDLDETAESRQRMSQFTDEPRFTIEQIDLLQRLRRTGMTKPEILHALDTLDRLDRQHGHKFGRRPQTQPQPVGQGPTSNSNANMTSSSSSNNVVASSSTSTAATQTGYRANGSGGSGLSPSPSNNYDMSPPPPAVVSAPVALAAVAQNGCGVGGGGEIVAMTNGKLSPPRFPISVSAVSGGVTGRGYGFEASEEELDVDDKVEELMRRDSAIIKEEIKVFLGNRRISQAVVAQVTGISQSRISHWLLQQGSDLSEQKKRAFYRWYQLEKTTPGATLTMRPAPMSLEDVVEWRQTPPPISSTPGSFRLRRGSRFTWRKECLAVMESYFNDNQYPDEAKREEVANACNAVIQKPGKKLSDLEKVTSLKVYNWFANRRKEIKRRANIEEAAILESHGIDVQSPGGHSNGDDIEGNDFPDQGCEVPLFEKRAVTRPFSRLDLSSPTQVPTLLPSWLAAWPGSGRGGLAAQRASSLIGRSLLSGWGLAQGVGMEGSRLTGVSWSPPSPQDDDSTNHSNALEHQDPIALAVEMAAVNHSILALATQAGGGLALGGTGSDIKTEVLDD; this is translated from the exons gATGTCTCAGTTCACAGATGAGCCTCGCTTCACCATCGAGCAGATTGACCTGCTCCAACGGCTGAGGAGGACGGGGATGACCAAGCCAGAGATCCTCCACGCTCTGGATACCCTGGACAGACTGGACCGCCAGCACGGACACAAGTTTGGACGCCGTCCCCAGACGCAGCCCCAGCCTGTCGGTCAGGGACCGACGTCCAATAGCAATGCTAATATGACGTCGTCTTCCTCGTCCAACAACGTTGTGGCGTCCTCATCGACGTCCACGGCCGCCACACAGACTGGTTACCGGGCGAATGGGAGTGGCGGGAGTGGTCTGTCGCCGTCACCTAGCAACAACTATGATATGTCGCCGCCCCCTCCGGCGGTTGTATCTGCCCCTGTTGCTTTGGCAGCAGTGGCTCAGAACGGGTGTGGGGTTGGTGGCGGCGGAGAGATCGTTGCCATGACGAACGGAAAGCTGTCTCCACCACGGTTTCCTATCAGTGTTAGTGCGGTTAGCGGTGGCGTGACTGGGAGAGGCTATGGGTTTGAGGCCAGCGAGGAGGAACTAGACGTGGACGACAAAGTGGAGGAACTCATGAG aaggGACAGTGCCATAATCAAGGAGGAGATCAAGGTGTTCCTGGGGAACAGGCGCATCTCTCAGGCTGTGGTGGCTCAGGTCACAG gTATCAGTCAGAGTCGTATCTCCCACTGGCTGCTCCAGCAGGGCTCGGACCTCAGTGAACAGAAGAAGAGGGCCTTCTATCGCTGGTACCAGTTGGAGAAGACCACCCCCG GTGCCACTCTGACGATGCGGCCCGCCCCCATGTCTCTGGAGGATGTGGTTGAGTGGCGGCAGACTCCGCCCCCTATAAGCTCCACCCCCGGGAGCTTCCGTCTGCGCCGAGGCAGTCGCTTCACCTGGAGGAAAGAATGTCTGGCTGTGATGGAGAg TTACTTCAATGACAACCAGTACCCTGATGAAGCTAAAAGAGAGGAGGTGGCTAACGCCTGCAACGCTGTCATCCAGAAACCAG GGAAGAAGCTGTCTGATCTGGAGAAAGTCACGTCTCTGAAGGTCTACAACTGGTTTGCCAACCGCCGCAAGGAGATCAAGAGACGCGCCAACATAG AAGAAGCAGCAATCCTGGAGAGCCATGGGATCGACGTCCAGAGTCCTGGTGGACACTCCAACGGCGATGACATTGAGGGGAATGACTTCCCTGACCAG GGCTGTGAAGTCCCTCTGTTTGAGAAGAGAGCTGTTACCAGACCCTTCAGTCGACTAGACCTGTCCTCTCCCACACAG GTGCCCACCCTGCTGCCCAGCTGGCTGGCGGCTTGGCCCGGCTCGGGCAGGGGGGGCTTGGCTGCCCAGAGGGCTAGCTCTCTGATTGGCCGCTCCTTGCTCTCTGGGTGGGGTCTCGCTCAGGGGGTGGGGATGGAAGGTTCCAGACTGACAGGTGTGTCCtggtctcccccctccccccaggaTGATGACTCCACCAATCACAGCAATGCCCTGGAGCACCAGGATCCCATCGCCCTCGCCGTGGAGATGGCGGCCGTCAATCACAGCATCCTCGCCCTGGCAACGCAGGCGGGGGGAGGATTGGCCCTGGGCGGGACAGGAAGTGACATCAAAACAGAGGTGCTAGACGACTAG
- the LOC129812588 gene encoding homeobox-containing protein 1-like isoform X5, producing the protein MAILKDYKCHDDLDETAESRQRMSQFTDEPRFTIEQIDLLQRLRRTGMTKPEILHALDTLDRLDRQHGHKFGRRPQTQPQPVGQGPTSNSNANMTSSSSSNNVVASSSTSTAATQTGYRANGSGGSGLSPSPSNNYDMSPPPPAVVSAPVALAAVAQNGCGVGGGGEIVAMTNGKLSPPRFPISVSAVSGGVTGRGYGFEASEEELDVDDKVEELMRRDSAIIKEEIKVFLGNRRISQAVVAQVTGISQSRISHWLLQQGSDLSEQKKRAFYRWYQLEKTTPGATLTMRPAPMSLEDVVEWRQTPPPISSTPGSFRLRRGSRFTWRKECLAVMESYFNDNQYPDEAKREEVANACNAVIQKPGKKLSDLEKVTSLKVYNWFANRRKEIKRRANIEAAILESHGIDVQSPGGHSNGDDIEGNDFPDQGCEVPLFEKRAVTRPFSRLDLSSPTQDDDSTNHSNALEHQDPIALAVEMAAVNHSILALATQAGGGLALGGTGSDIKTEVLDD; encoded by the exons gATGTCTCAGTTCACAGATGAGCCTCGCTTCACCATCGAGCAGATTGACCTGCTCCAACGGCTGAGGAGGACGGGGATGACCAAGCCAGAGATCCTCCACGCTCTGGATACCCTGGACAGACTGGACCGCCAGCACGGACACAAGTTTGGACGCCGTCCCCAGACGCAGCCCCAGCCTGTCGGTCAGGGACCGACGTCCAATAGCAATGCTAATATGACGTCGTCTTCCTCGTCCAACAACGTTGTGGCGTCCTCATCGACGTCCACGGCCGCCACACAGACTGGTTACCGGGCGAATGGGAGTGGCGGGAGTGGTCTGTCGCCGTCACCTAGCAACAACTATGATATGTCGCCGCCCCCTCCGGCGGTTGTATCTGCCCCTGTTGCTTTGGCAGCAGTGGCTCAGAACGGGTGTGGGGTTGGTGGCGGCGGAGAGATCGTTGCCATGACGAACGGAAAGCTGTCTCCACCACGGTTTCCTATCAGTGTTAGTGCGGTTAGCGGTGGCGTGACTGGGAGAGGCTATGGGTTTGAGGCCAGCGAGGAGGAACTAGACGTGGACGACAAAGTGGAGGAACTCATGAG aaggGACAGTGCCATAATCAAGGAGGAGATCAAGGTGTTCCTGGGGAACAGGCGCATCTCTCAGGCTGTGGTGGCTCAGGTCACAG gTATCAGTCAGAGTCGTATCTCCCACTGGCTGCTCCAGCAGGGCTCGGACCTCAGTGAACAGAAGAAGAGGGCCTTCTATCGCTGGTACCAGTTGGAGAAGACCACCCCCG GTGCCACTCTGACGATGCGGCCCGCCCCCATGTCTCTGGAGGATGTGGTTGAGTGGCGGCAGACTCCGCCCCCTATAAGCTCCACCCCCGGGAGCTTCCGTCTGCGCCGAGGCAGTCGCTTCACCTGGAGGAAAGAATGTCTGGCTGTGATGGAGAg TTACTTCAATGACAACCAGTACCCTGATGAAGCTAAAAGAGAGGAGGTGGCTAACGCCTGCAACGCTGTCATCCAGAAACCAG GGAAGAAGCTGTCTGATCTGGAGAAAGTCACGTCTCTGAAGGTCTACAACTGGTTTGCCAACCGCCGCAAGGAGATCAAGAGACGCGCCAACATAG AAGCAGCAATCCTGGAGAGCCATGGGATCGACGTCCAGAGTCCTGGTGGACACTCCAACGGCGATGACATTGAGGGGAATGACTTCCCTGACCAG GGCTGTGAAGTCCCTCTGTTTGAGAAGAGAGCTGTTACCAGACCCTTCAGTCGACTAGACCTGTCCTCTCCCACACAG gaTGATGACTCCACCAATCACAGCAATGCCCTGGAGCACCAGGATCCCATCGCCCTCGCCGTGGAGATGGCGGCCGTCAATCACAGCATCCTCGCCCTGGCAACGCAGGCGGGGGGAGGATTGGCCCTGGGCGGGACAGGAAGTGACATCAAAACAGAGGTGCTAGACGACTAG
- the LOC129812588 gene encoding homeobox-containing protein 1-like isoform X4, whose protein sequence is MAILKDYKCHDDLDETAESRQRMSQFTDEPRFTIEQIDLLQRLRRTGMTKPEILHALDTLDRLDRQHGHKFGRRPQTQPQPVGQGPTSNSNANMTSSSSSNNVVASSSTSTAATQTGYRANGSGGSGLSPSPSNNYDMSPPPPAVVSAPVALAAVAQNGCGVGGGGEIVAMTNGKLSPPRFPISVSAVSGGVTGRGYGFEASEEELDVDDKVEELMRRDSAIIKEEIKVFLGNRRISQAVVAQVTGISQSRISHWLLQQGSDLSEQKKRAFYRWYQLEKTTPGATLTMRPAPMSLEDVVEWRQTPPPISSTPGSFRLRRGSRFTWRKECLAVMESYFNDNQYPDEAKREEVANACNAVIQKPGKKLSDLEKVTSLKVYNWFANRRKEIKRRANIEEAAILESHGIDVQSPGGHSNGDDIEGNDFPDQGCEVPLFEKRAVTRPFSRLDLSSPTQDDDSTNHSNALEHQDPIALAVEMAAVNHSILALATQAGGGLALGGTGSDIKTEVLDD, encoded by the exons gATGTCTCAGTTCACAGATGAGCCTCGCTTCACCATCGAGCAGATTGACCTGCTCCAACGGCTGAGGAGGACGGGGATGACCAAGCCAGAGATCCTCCACGCTCTGGATACCCTGGACAGACTGGACCGCCAGCACGGACACAAGTTTGGACGCCGTCCCCAGACGCAGCCCCAGCCTGTCGGTCAGGGACCGACGTCCAATAGCAATGCTAATATGACGTCGTCTTCCTCGTCCAACAACGTTGTGGCGTCCTCATCGACGTCCACGGCCGCCACACAGACTGGTTACCGGGCGAATGGGAGTGGCGGGAGTGGTCTGTCGCCGTCACCTAGCAACAACTATGATATGTCGCCGCCCCCTCCGGCGGTTGTATCTGCCCCTGTTGCTTTGGCAGCAGTGGCTCAGAACGGGTGTGGGGTTGGTGGCGGCGGAGAGATCGTTGCCATGACGAACGGAAAGCTGTCTCCACCACGGTTTCCTATCAGTGTTAGTGCGGTTAGCGGTGGCGTGACTGGGAGAGGCTATGGGTTTGAGGCCAGCGAGGAGGAACTAGACGTGGACGACAAAGTGGAGGAACTCATGAG aaggGACAGTGCCATAATCAAGGAGGAGATCAAGGTGTTCCTGGGGAACAGGCGCATCTCTCAGGCTGTGGTGGCTCAGGTCACAG gTATCAGTCAGAGTCGTATCTCCCACTGGCTGCTCCAGCAGGGCTCGGACCTCAGTGAACAGAAGAAGAGGGCCTTCTATCGCTGGTACCAGTTGGAGAAGACCACCCCCG GTGCCACTCTGACGATGCGGCCCGCCCCCATGTCTCTGGAGGATGTGGTTGAGTGGCGGCAGACTCCGCCCCCTATAAGCTCCACCCCCGGGAGCTTCCGTCTGCGCCGAGGCAGTCGCTTCACCTGGAGGAAAGAATGTCTGGCTGTGATGGAGAg TTACTTCAATGACAACCAGTACCCTGATGAAGCTAAAAGAGAGGAGGTGGCTAACGCCTGCAACGCTGTCATCCAGAAACCAG GGAAGAAGCTGTCTGATCTGGAGAAAGTCACGTCTCTGAAGGTCTACAACTGGTTTGCCAACCGCCGCAAGGAGATCAAGAGACGCGCCAACATAG AAGAAGCAGCAATCCTGGAGAGCCATGGGATCGACGTCCAGAGTCCTGGTGGACACTCCAACGGCGATGACATTGAGGGGAATGACTTCCCTGACCAG GGCTGTGAAGTCCCTCTGTTTGAGAAGAGAGCTGTTACCAGACCCTTCAGTCGACTAGACCTGTCCTCTCCCACACAG gaTGATGACTCCACCAATCACAGCAATGCCCTGGAGCACCAGGATCCCATCGCCCTCGCCGTGGAGATGGCGGCCGTCAATCACAGCATCCTCGCCCTGGCAACGCAGGCGGGGGGAGGATTGGCCCTGGGCGGGACAGGAAGTGACATCAAAACAGAGGTGCTAGACGACTAG
- the LOC129812588 gene encoding homeobox-containing protein 1-like isoform X3, whose product MSQFTDEPRFTIEQIDLLQRLRRTGMTKPEILHALDTLDRLDRQHGHKFGRRPQTQPQPVGQGPTSNSNANMTSSSSSNNVVASSSTSTAATQTGYRANGSGGSGLSPSPSNNYDMSPPPPAVVSAPVALAAVAQNGCGVGGGGEIVAMTNGKLSPPRFPISVSAVSGGVTGRGYGFEASEEELDVDDKVEELMRRDSAIIKEEIKVFLGNRRISQAVVAQVTGISQSRISHWLLQQGSDLSEQKKRAFYRWYQLEKTTPGATLTMRPAPMSLEDVVEWRQTPPPISSTPGSFRLRRGSRFTWRKECLAVMESYFNDNQYPDEAKREEVANACNAVIQKPGKKLSDLEKVTSLKVYNWFANRRKEIKRRANIEEAAILESHGIDVQSPGGHSNGDDIEGNDFPDQGCEVPLFEKRAVTRPFSRLDLSSPTQVPTLLPSWLAAWPGSGRGGLAAQRASSLIGRSLLSGWGLAQGVGMEGSRLTGVSWSPPSPQDDDSTNHSNALEHQDPIALAVEMAAVNHSILALATQAGGGLALGGTGSDIKTEVLDD is encoded by the exons ATGTCTCAGTTCACAGATGAGCCTCGCTTCACCATCGAGCAGATTGACCTGCTCCAACGGCTGAGGAGGACGGGGATGACCAAGCCAGAGATCCTCCACGCTCTGGATACCCTGGACAGACTGGACCGCCAGCACGGACACAAGTTTGGACGCCGTCCCCAGACGCAGCCCCAGCCTGTCGGTCAGGGACCGACGTCCAATAGCAATGCTAATATGACGTCGTCTTCCTCGTCCAACAACGTTGTGGCGTCCTCATCGACGTCCACGGCCGCCACACAGACTGGTTACCGGGCGAATGGGAGTGGCGGGAGTGGTCTGTCGCCGTCACCTAGCAACAACTATGATATGTCGCCGCCCCCTCCGGCGGTTGTATCTGCCCCTGTTGCTTTGGCAGCAGTGGCTCAGAACGGGTGTGGGGTTGGTGGCGGCGGAGAGATCGTTGCCATGACGAACGGAAAGCTGTCTCCACCACGGTTTCCTATCAGTGTTAGTGCGGTTAGCGGTGGCGTGACTGGGAGAGGCTATGGGTTTGAGGCCAGCGAGGAGGAACTAGACGTGGACGACAAAGTGGAGGAACTCATGAG aaggGACAGTGCCATAATCAAGGAGGAGATCAAGGTGTTCCTGGGGAACAGGCGCATCTCTCAGGCTGTGGTGGCTCAGGTCACAG gTATCAGTCAGAGTCGTATCTCCCACTGGCTGCTCCAGCAGGGCTCGGACCTCAGTGAACAGAAGAAGAGGGCCTTCTATCGCTGGTACCAGTTGGAGAAGACCACCCCCG GTGCCACTCTGACGATGCGGCCCGCCCCCATGTCTCTGGAGGATGTGGTTGAGTGGCGGCAGACTCCGCCCCCTATAAGCTCCACCCCCGGGAGCTTCCGTCTGCGCCGAGGCAGTCGCTTCACCTGGAGGAAAGAATGTCTGGCTGTGATGGAGAg TTACTTCAATGACAACCAGTACCCTGATGAAGCTAAAAGAGAGGAGGTGGCTAACGCCTGCAACGCTGTCATCCAGAAACCAG GGAAGAAGCTGTCTGATCTGGAGAAAGTCACGTCTCTGAAGGTCTACAACTGGTTTGCCAACCGCCGCAAGGAGATCAAGAGACGCGCCAACATAG AAGAAGCAGCAATCCTGGAGAGCCATGGGATCGACGTCCAGAGTCCTGGTGGACACTCCAACGGCGATGACATTGAGGGGAATGACTTCCCTGACCAG GGCTGTGAAGTCCCTCTGTTTGAGAAGAGAGCTGTTACCAGACCCTTCAGTCGACTAGACCTGTCCTCTCCCACACAG GTGCCCACCCTGCTGCCCAGCTGGCTGGCGGCTTGGCCCGGCTCGGGCAGGGGGGGCTTGGCTGCCCAGAGGGCTAGCTCTCTGATTGGCCGCTCCTTGCTCTCTGGGTGGGGTCTCGCTCAGGGGGTGGGGATGGAAGGTTCCAGACTGACAGGTGTGTCCtggtctcccccctccccccaggaTGATGACTCCACCAATCACAGCAATGCCCTGGAGCACCAGGATCCCATCGCCCTCGCCGTGGAGATGGCGGCCGTCAATCACAGCATCCTCGCCCTGGCAACGCAGGCGGGGGGAGGATTGGCCCTGGGCGGGACAGGAAGTGACATCAAAACAGAGGTGCTAGACGACTAG